A stretch of the uncultured Desulfobacter sp. genome encodes the following:
- a CDS encoding MIP family channel protein, with translation MENFRKYSAEFIATFMLIFAGTGAIVANNFSQGAVSHTGISLVFGFVVMSMIYSVGEKSGAHLNPAVTLAFYIAGRFDKKQILPYLAAQFAGGIFASLLLKLSINIPGSDLGTTLPSIPIVNAFFLEIILTFILMFVIIHVATGSKEQGLMAGIAIGGTVALEAMFAGPFTGASMNPARSLGPALVSGNTQTLWIYLTAPFIGAVLAIILWKFIMDIRMKKRVLFVCIHNSARSQMAEAYLKKAGSKKFEVFSAGLEPGNLNSVVVEAMKQDGIDISGNRTKSVNEFLDAGVEFDYVITVCDESSAEQCPVFLGKGERMHWGFEDPSALEGSFDEKIIKVKQIRDQIRSRIDQWLEE, from the coding sequence ATGGAAAATTTTAGGAAATATTCTGCAGAATTTATAGCAACATTTATGCTTATTTTTGCAGGGACCGGGGCGATTGTGGCAAACAATTTTTCCCAAGGCGCAGTCTCCCATACTGGGATATCACTTGTCTTTGGATTTGTGGTAATGTCAATGATATACAGTGTTGGAGAAAAATCCGGTGCCCATTTGAATCCTGCTGTCACACTGGCGTTTTATATTGCTGGAAGATTTGATAAGAAACAAATTCTGCCTTATCTTGCGGCACAGTTTGCAGGAGGCATTTTTGCAAGCTTGCTGCTAAAACTTTCCATTAATATCCCAGGGTCAGATTTGGGAACAACATTGCCATCCATTCCCATAGTCAACGCATTTTTTTTAGAGATTATTCTTACCTTTATTTTAATGTTCGTCATTATTCATGTTGCAACGGGAAGTAAGGAACAAGGATTGATGGCAGGTATAGCGATTGGGGGTACCGTTGCACTCGAGGCAATGTTTGCCGGCCCGTTCACAGGTGCATCTATGAATCCGGCAAGATCTTTGGGACCCGCACTTGTTTCCGGCAACACTCAAACATTGTGGATCTATCTGACGGCCCCTTTTATTGGTGCTGTCCTGGCAATAATTCTTTGGAAATTTATAATGGATATCAGGATGAAAAAAAGAGTTTTATTTGTTTGCATTCATAATTCGGCCAGAAGCCAAATGGCAGAAGCTTATTTGAAAAAGGCCGGTTCAAAAAAATTTGAAGTGTTCAGCGCCGGTCTTGAGCCTGGAAATTTGAACTCAGTAGTTGTTGAAGCAATGAAACAGGATGGTATTGATATTTCAGGTAACCGGACCAAATCGGTTAACGAATTCCTGGATGCCGGCGTAGAATTTGATTATGTCATCACCGTGTGTGATGAATCGTCTGCAGAACAGTGCCCTGTCTTTCTTGGCAAAGGAGAACGAATGCACTGGGGTTTTGAAGACCCCTCTGCGCTTGAAGGCTCTTTTGATGAAAAAATCATCAAGGTAAAACAGATTCGCGATCAAATCCGCTCCCGGATCGACCAATGGCTTGAAGAATAA
- a CDS encoding IscA/HesB family protein, with protein sequence MINVTKPAQEQVRIYFEGKEIAPIRLFLNSAGCGGPSLAMALDEKKETDAVFTFDGVEYIMDKDLLEKASPVDVDFEVTGFRIESSMKPPEGCTGCGGGTCCS encoded by the coding sequence ATGATAAATGTAACCAAGCCTGCCCAGGAGCAGGTCAGAATTTATTTTGAAGGCAAAGAAATTGCACCCATAAGACTTTTTCTCAACAGTGCCGGATGCGGAGGCCCAAGCCTTGCTATGGCGTTGGACGAGAAAAAAGAGACCGATGCCGTGTTTACCTTTGATGGTGTGGAATACATCATGGATAAGGATCTGCTGGAAAAAGCAAGCCCTGTGGATGTTGATTTTGAAGTGACAGGTTTTCGCATTGAGTCCAGCATGAAACCGCCTGAGGGGTGTACTGGGTGCGGCGGCGGAACATGCTGTAGTTAG
- a CDS encoding exopolyphosphatase, whose product MTKYAAIDIGSNAVRLLLAMVSEEKFGLRVKKISWMRMPIRLGEDAFLRGEISDERACKLTKTMGGFAKLIDAYQPVAMKACATSAMRTAKNGRRVCKKIKEQTGIDIGIINGRQEARYLFQNRHKIMTSSEKAALFVDVGGGSTEITLFCDGRVQASRSFNLGTIRLLNNRARQQDWDHMKSWLKKITRGHEPVEAIGSGGNINKLFKLAKGRPGTWVSRKKIKKIRNELAAYELEERMKQFNLKPDRADVIIPGARIYLKAMAWGRCEKIHVPMQGLADGMIRVLHEKRMQVQSMATQIDPPAIELVQAGT is encoded by the coding sequence GAAAAGTTCGGACTTCGGGTAAAAAAGATATCCTGGATGCGCATGCCCATCCGTTTAGGTGAAGATGCCTTTTTACGGGGCGAAATTTCGGATGAACGGGCCTGCAAACTGACAAAAACCATGGGGGGATTTGCAAAGCTTATTGACGCGTACCAGCCTGTCGCAATGAAGGCCTGTGCCACCTCAGCCATGCGGACCGCAAAAAACGGCCGACGGGTATGCAAAAAGATCAAAGAGCAGACAGGCATAGACATCGGAATTATCAACGGCAGACAGGAAGCCCGGTATCTTTTTCAGAACCGCCACAAAATAATGACATCATCGGAAAAAGCAGCACTTTTTGTGGATGTGGGTGGCGGCAGCACGGAAATTACGTTGTTCTGCGACGGCAGAGTCCAGGCCAGTCGATCGTTTAACCTAGGCACCATCCGTCTGCTCAACAACCGGGCCCGCCAACAGGACTGGGATCATATGAAATCCTGGTTAAAAAAAATCACCCGGGGGCATGAGCCCGTGGAGGCCATTGGCAGCGGCGGAAACATCAACAAACTGTTTAAACTGGCCAAAGGCCGTCCCGGAACATGGGTGAGCCGGAAAAAAATCAAAAAAATCCGGAATGAGCTTGCTGCTTATGAGCTGGAAGAACGGATGAAACAGTTTAATTTAAAGCCCGACCGGGCAGACGTTATTATCCCGGGGGCACGAATTTATCTTAAAGCCATGGCGTGGGGACGGTGTGAAAAAATCCATGTGCCCATGCAGGGACTTGCCGACGGCATGATCCGTGTTCTGCACGAAAAAAGAATGCAGGTGCAATCTATGGCAACACAAATAGATCCACCTGCAATCGAACTTGTACAGGCCGGCACATAA